Below is a genomic region from Betaproteobacteria bacterium.
AATCCCCTGGAGCTGTTGCAGCGCTCCGCGTTTGCGCACCTGCTGCGGGATCTGCTCGGCAGGTTTGCGTACGTCATCGTGGACACGCCGGCTGCCTCGCAGGGTGCCGACGCGCGCGTGATCGCCGCTGCCTGCGGTGCGGCGCTCGTGCTGACGCGCAAGGGTCGCAGCGGGATGAGCCTGACCGGCAACCTGCTGCGAGCGCTGACCAAAGGTCCGGGTCGGATCGCCGGCGTGGTCATGAACGATCATTGAGATGGCGCAACGCGTCCTCGTCGTCATTCCGACCGTGAACGAGGCGGGCACCATCGCACGGGTGGTCGCCGATCTCAGCCGCGATCTGCCGCCGTCGGCAGCGACCACCTTCGTCGTCGCCGACGGCGGCAGCACCGACGGCACGGCCGACGTGGTCCGGCGGATGCAGGCGCAGCGCGCCGACCTCCACTTCATGCCGAATCCCCAGCGCATACA
It encodes:
- a CDS encoding tyrosine protein kinase, encoding NPLELLQRSAFAHLLRDLLGRFAYVIVDTPAASQGADARVIAAACGAALVLTRKGRSGMSLTGNLLRALTKGPGRIAGVVMNDH